Part of the Mangifera indica cultivar Alphonso chromosome 4, CATAS_Mindica_2.1, whole genome shotgun sequence genome, AAGAGCTGGAAAAAGATAAGATAATGCCGAATCAGGAAGTAATGCATGGGAACACCTCCGATGATGCAAATAAGGAAGAAAAGAGGTATGAAAGTGAAGCTAGCACGTCAAAAGAGCCTTGTCCTCCCATGGCAGCAAGTGTGAGTGCACGGGAGAGTGAAGTATCTCCCATAAACACAAGTCTAAATTTGAGCGATATGGAGAACATAGATCAAGAAGCGCCTCTGGCAAAGGTTCCATTTGGTGGAAaacttaaggtggatgagatggactttaGGAAGGAGGATGCTGATTTGAAGAGTAGGAACTTAGGGAAGAAATCGGCAAAGGAaaggaaagcaaattccccACCCCATTCttccaaatgaccaaatttgcatgttggaa contains:
- the LOC123213699 gene encoding uncharacterized protein LOC123213699; this encodes MYGIPLEFWTPKGLSYIASAIGNPLYMDSITEKGIRLEYARVCIEIKVDSECPESISLDLPNGEYAWKPIKCNRCQCFGHSTTSCSLASKQGDDITPRNSLKEGAGFVVPTRLHGKDKMAQESQELEKDKIMPNQEVMHGNTSDDANKEEKRYESEASTSKEPCPPMAASVSARESEVSPINTSLNLSDMENIDQEAPLAKVPFGGKLKVDEMDFRKEDADLKSRNLGKKSAKERKANSPPHSSK